The Chiloscyllium plagiosum isolate BGI_BamShark_2017 chromosome 19, ASM401019v2, whole genome shotgun sequence genome contains the following window.
TAACTCAGAACCGCAGCTAGCACCTGAAGTAATGGCTAGGAAGAAGATGTTTTTATCATTTTCAAAACTGTGATATGTTCAAGcatcatataaatgcaagtctttcttccgtctttcattttaatgtttaaaTTGCTTCAACTTTTGAAAGTGTGCCAGTTTGCTCAAAATGCAATAGTTGTCATGGActtaagtgaaaaaaaaatacacctAATTGGGTTGTTTCAGATTTGGCCCCAATCATAGTAATACAAACAACTTTGATGTATTGTCATTTCTCTACATCAATGTGATCACTTGCACTAACATAAAATTCAGGAATCTACAACAATGCAGCAAATTTCAAAGATATCATAGGTATTGCAGAGGCACAAAATAAAGAATATAGAATAGTTACAAATTGAAACAGGTGAGAATATTTAGTATTTTCTACCTTTATTTCAGCTTCCTGCATTCATAGAAGTTTGCCCACCCTTTGAATCTTTAAGGCTTGTTAAATGCTATGTTCCAAGTTTAGGTTGTGACAAGGACAGTGATTAATAATTTAGACTGTGATGAGGTTCATGAATAACTGTTATCTTGTGACTTACCTTGTAATGTTATATATTCCAGAATATAAGTTGTGAGCCACCCTGAACTGACAAGAGCTAGAAGAGATCTATGTCTACATTAAGTGATAGAGGGTGGAATTTACTAAAATAATGAATATTGTGCTTGAGGATCAACTGCAGCAGCAAAGTTTCTGAATTACAAACTATTATTAAAGTATATTTTAAACTTTAATGATCAAATATTAATTTCACTGCACATTATTCAGCATTAGGAAAGCTCAACACGCATAGGTATAGAGGAACCTACATTAGTGCTTTGTTCTAACTGGTAGGCATTTGAGAAAGGAATCTTCAAATGCACATCAAGACCATCAGCTCATACTAAATCCACACTACAATGTTTGATGCATTCTTTCCACTTGTTTATCTTGGAATCTCGTAATGCATTTTATATTGGCGAGGTATTGTAGTGCCATCTATAGGTATAGCACCTTAGCCACCACTAAAATTTATAATGGCTACAATTAAACTGAAAATCAGGTGAACAGAGTCTGTTGACAGCTTCTCCATTACATTTTGGATTCTTAATGatatttcagcaaaaaaaaagattcctAGGCCTTTGTTTTAACCCTAGCAACTGCTTTGCTTGTGAGTGCCACCAAGAGCTTTTATGAACTGTAAACCAGAATATTTTTCCATGGTTTGGACAAGATCACTTTCCACAGCTCCTGtttaaattttttaaataaattggaTTAGTTGTTTTAAATTGTCACTTTTCTGGTCTAAGCTCGACATGAGACTATTCCTAAATGCTTTCTTATGTATCACCAGGGCTGGGAAATTATTTAATAGAGTATTACTGGTATAGCTTTTATCCTAAGAACATGCTAATGAAAATGTGCCTGCAGAGATAAAGAAATTCTGAAGGATGAAAATCAAAAAGGACATGTGAAAAAGAACAGGGCCTCACTTAAAAGATGTTGTTGAGGCCTTGAAAACTGCAACTTTAAGTGAAGCAACTTGAAGCAAATCAAAATCAATGTAAAAGCTGTAGTAAGGTTGTGCAAGGCCCTTCTCATTAGGAAAAAAACTAAAACATTATATAAGCTGAAATACTTTACATTGTTAAATTCTAATACAGGCAAATGAAAGAACTTTCctaattaaaataattaagaaaTATGGACGATGTGATATTCATAAGTGATATAGATGAGGATATGATAAGTTTATGGATAACAAAAAGATTGGTTAGGTGGTTGACTGTAAGGAGGAAGGTGTTAGATTAAAGGAAGATATAAGCAttttggtcagatgggcaaatcAGTGACAGATGAAATTGAACCCTGATAAACGTGAGGTaacacactttggaagaaggaacataaCAAGGTAGTACTTAATAAATGGCAAGACAATAGGAAGCAcagaggaacaaagagatcttggagttcacaGATCCCAGAAGGTGGAAGGATAGGttaacagggtagttaagaatgcATTTGAGATCCTTCATCAGTCATGGcttagattataagagcaggcaCTTCATGTTGGAACTTTACTTCggttaggctacagctggagtGCTGTATagagctctggtcaccacactataggaaggatgtcattgcactggaggggtacaaaggagattcaccaagaaGTTGTCTAGGATGGACCATTTCAGCTATCAAGAGTGTTATGACAAGGAGGTGAACCGCTCTCTTAATTAAActaaaacacccagaaaagctcacctcgcctcgtaatctatTAAAATAGGAGTGAGAGAACtcacaaattccactatttacagACAGTaacatcaatatttttaaactctaaaagtgaacattaaaacaaactattcacaattctaagccaccctttctcttaactgcttattatcggCTTCCAACTTTTTAACAATATGCTGtaccaataagacacttattaaaattacatcaactttaatttcaaaaccacacagctgctGTAGTCTTgtgtgtctttcttcttctggctgaagatctccctgggtcgccTTCTTGCTTTTCActgagtatgtttcatatgaaaaggtaccttcgATAGAGAgcgtttcctaatttcttggacaGCAAGATGTTAGCTCTCCCATGAGTGTCTGTCTCAATGGTAgctgctctctctccaattttcaaaatgtctgcatttttatacccccaacatcagactgtttcattgaatttattgttttgccaacatcgaaccaaatTCTATTGGGTTtttgtatcctggggcataagttaaactgattggttaaattcgaattgttgtcaaaactgcaaccaaaactcagggtagccatttcacagccaaatattacatattttcaattttccagtacaatcTGGGACTGCCATCTCGTCATATACACAAATGCTTGTCATCTCAGTTCAGAATAGCATTCACTcactcttaaaaggtacagtacatgctttCTACTTCATaacaagaaaggctggataagagctctgggttgttttctctggagcttaaAAAGATTGAGGGGACACTGATAATATTATGAGGGGCCTGCGTAGGGTGAAAAGAAAGCAACTGTTCCCTTTAGTCAAAGGATCAATAAAACAGAggcataaatttaaagtaaaaagcatgatgtttagagaagatttgaggaacaaacgttttcacacagttgTCATGGGGGTCTGTGAGGTACTGCttgggaaggtagttgaggcGGGAAACCTCAAATACTTTGCAAAGGCTGTGAATGAGCACAAAGTGTAATAACATGCAAGGCTATGTGGAAATATTGTGGGAACGTGGGTTAGCATAGGCGGTGGTATATTTTTGGTAGtatagactcagtgggctgaagggtctcttcggTATTCCGATTCCATTAGATGTGCTAACTTTTTACTTACATCCTAATCACTGCCAAAACCTGCTTGTGGAACATTCAACTTACAATACCCCACCTCCCTGAACAACACTCTCACAGCCAATGCTCCAGCTCATGGTCTTTACTACTGTGACCCTCCCATTCATTGATGACCCTCTGGTTCATGGCCTCTTATTGATCAGCCTCCTTCCTTTGACTGTCCAGTTTGTAGCCTCTGCCACTCTCTAACTTCGTGCTCACTGCCAACCCCCCAGAGTCCCTTCCAATCCCATATCACCTGGTCACTGCAGACCTTTTTTCCTGTTGAACGTCTTGCTCATTGCTTCCCTCCCCAGTCCTCATCAGAGACAGGAAGAACAACTATAACTTTCAGAATGTAAGGTGAGAGTTGCAGGGCGGCAAGAAAAACCAAAGGATTACAGAACAGATCACATGGGTTCACATAGTTGAGGCAGCACAAGGTAATTAACATGGAGAAGAGCAAGACATTGGACAGATCAGTGGGAGAGTGAACAACAGAGATTTACAGGAGATTTCCCTCCTTCTTGGTTTTTTTCCATTATTCACAGGATTGCTGGATTGCCCATCATGGATTGTTCAGCTTCcaattaagagtgaaccacattgctgtaggtctggagtcacatgtaggccagaccaagtaagacgGCAGTTTATTTCCCTAAAGGCCATTTGTGAAACAgattggtttttccaacaatcaacaatagttacatggtcatcattaaattcttcattacagatttttattgaattcgaatCCCACCATTTACAGTCCTCAGTgctttacctgggtctctggattgatggCCAACATTAATACctgggccattgccttccctCTTGATTTACAAATCACCATGTAAAAGCATTTCATTTTATATATCTAGCCCTTTGTAAGTCCTTTAGTGGATAGGTTTCTGGAGGCCTGGGAAAACCAACTAACATATTAGAAGTAAAAGGCTATTAATGGAGAAGTGCAACCTCCTGAAAGGTATTTCCTTACCCACCTGCTTCCCGAATTCCTAGTTGCCATTCTGACCCATTTTAACTTCTGACTTGGTCCTACCAGGATCAAAAATCACTTCCACTATTCTGACAACTTTCATTTGGAAAACAGTTTTGTACCAATAGCTTTGCTGCAAGGAATTTTGCATAAATGGAGCACAATACTTTTGAACATACAAAACCTCAATGTAACATTCCATGCTCAAAAACATAATTGTCCAACTATAAAGCAAACCTGTTACTCATTAATAAAGATTAGCTTAAAAAGCAATCTGGTTATTtcaagatcatttatgtacaaagTTACGCTAGTAAAGGATTTGGTCAATTTTCCATAGCAAAATCTTAAAATTCCTTTCAGTTAGGTTTTCTTACCTGAATAAGTAGGTTTGGTTTTTCTGAACTGATAAATTTTTCAGTTTGAGAATCAAAATGTTTCATTGCAGAATCAGACTGATTGACTAATGGTGGCGGCTGAGCTGAAAACTTAGCTGCAAGAGTCATTTTTCCAGCATGATGTTGCTGATCCTGCTGAACTATCTGCAGCTTCTGAAACAATTCATGAGGGGGTATGATACTGGAGGCTTGTATTTGATTAGTACAACTATTTGAGGCAATAGTGCTCTTGGActtgtctattgttggaacatggtGCATTTCAGGTTGCACTTGTAGGGTGGAGCTAAGATAGGCAGACTGAGACTGTGAAACAGGCTGTATCTGGGAACCATTCGGAGTTCTGCTGAAGAGGAGGTCAGAGTGTATAACAGTAGGACATGATGTGGAAATTGATGCCTGGGTACAATGTAGTTTCTGAAGCAACTTGTGAGTACCTTTAGGGAATAAGGAACTGGATTTATCCAAGCGAGTTTGCTGCAGAGATATTTTTCCTGTTGAGGATTGAGATTGGAACAGTCCTGCTAATGATTCTTCCATACTTTTTTCACTTTGGTTTTCACAAGAATGATTTTCTGGTAACTCAGATACTGGATGCAGGTCAACTCCACAACTCATTAGTTTCTGAATAGCAGGACAAAACTGCTTTTTGACACTTTGGGAAGTTTCAAGCTCGAGCAGTTTTCTGGGTTCCTCATAAGACAGAGAACGTACAACAGCTGGTCGACTGGAAGCTTTACTCTTGAATTCCTGTGTTTCATTTGGCACATTAGTTAAAGTAGATTTTTCTTGTGTTCCAAACAAGACCGCCAAATTCAAATGCTTTGTTCCCAATTCTGTGctctataaaaaaaacttttatgaATAGAATATaaacttcacaaaactcaaagaAGTCAAAGAAACATGAGGTTAAAAAAATCAGTAGAAGAAGCATAGTAAACTTATGAAGCACCAGATCATTTTAACAACCATATATCAGGTACTGTCCAACATTGCAGAATTAAAAAAAGATTTCAACACAAAAAGAAGCTGAAGAATTAGTGGGGACAGTGTTGATTAAATTTGCTCCCAAAAAAATAAAGCATAGGTAGAGCAAATTGTTTGCTCTGGAATGCAGGAGGCACTATGTACGGTGCAAAGGTATGGTCTACAAAATGGTGGATTGTCCACCTGCAGCTGGACTATATTGAGAAAAAGTTAAAAGGTGCTGTAAGAATCAGAACAGGATCCTCTACATATAACCCATCCATATCTTTGATACATTTAGGCTTGACAATTTCCATAGTCTTAGCCAGTCTTCTAACATGCACTTATGCTTATACAAGTTCTTGCATGTATCCTAACTTGCACCAAGTTCCACTCACTAATTACTTCATGTTACTGTCCTACATTGACCCTATTTTAGAATTCTTGGActtgtctattgttggaacatggtGCATTTCAGGTTGCACTTGTAGGGTGGAGCTAAGATAGGCAGACTGAGACTGTGAAACAGGCTGTATCTGGGAACCATTCGGAGTTCTGCTGAAGAGGAGGTCAGAGTGTATAACAGTAGGACATGATGTGGAAATTGATGCCTGGGTACAATGTAGTTTCTGAAGCAACTTGTGAGTACCTTTAGGGAATAAGGAACTGGATTTATCCAAGTGAGTTTGCTGCAGAGAGATATTTCCTGTTGAGGATTGAGATTGAAACAGTCCTGCTAATGATTCTTCCACACTTTTTTCACTTTGGTTTTCACATATTACTTGATACATATGCCCATTCTCCATCCACCCCACAATCCCCCCATGAATGTCAGTAATCTCTTCCAGGCCTGTAACCCTTCAAATATTTGCACACTTATGTTGACTAATTACATAATCCTGATTCCAAAACTGGAGGCTAAAGCCCCAAAGCTCTGAAATTTTCTCCTtaaatccctccacacctctgAGTATCTTAATAATACTCTGGTGAAGCATCATGGGACAATTTATATAATGGGGCACCTTTAATAATGTAAATTATTGTTATGGAGGCCTTAAAAGGAACATTGGCCAAATTTAGCTCTCTCTACCAAACCCTTGCAATGCAACCAGTGAACGTAACAAAGTCTCAGCTTCCCTTTGAGTACTTCTTATCCACTCCAATCCTTAAAGTTCTCCCAAAACTCTGATTGCAATCACATTTGAGGAAAAGTCTAATTACACTCTCACAAATGGGGAAAAGTGAAAGCAAACAAAGCTAGAGGTCCCTGTGtgacaaaagaaaaacataagaTGAAGCAAAATATAAAATGATTAATTTTTTACAATTCTGAGAGGAGGTAAGAAAGGATATAAGAGGAGCAGTTTGCATGCAAGAAAAGACTGGCatctgatattttaaaaatccataatCTACTAGAAAGACATAAATAgcaaaaaggttataagaaaatTGGGTGGAAGGGGTGTGGAGGTATTGATGAAGCATCAAAAGTGGATCTAAACATGGAGGCAGAAGGCTGAGTGACTAAATGGAGTACTTTGCATCTGGCCTTCTGAAGGAAGAAGTTACTATCAAAGTTATTATGAATCAGTTGAAATACTAAATTGGCTACAAGTTGGTAAAGGGGAGATTGTAAAATGGTTAACTGTACTTAAAAGTTGCGAGGTAACCAGAACCAGATGGGATACATTCAAGGATTAAGGGTggaaaggttatggtgagagggcaggtgtTATGGTGAGagagcgggtaagtggagctgaggccatgaaaagatcagacatgattttattgaatggcggtgcaggctcgaagggccagatagCCGACTCCTGCTGCTAGTTCTTATGAAATCAAAAGGACTGCTAGCTATAATTTTCATTACATATAGTGATATTACAACACTAAAGAAACTTTGTTCAAACCcttgtttggaaaaaaaaggagactttcaaaatggaaaatatttgCACGCCTACTGGGAAAGTGTAAGGGGTAAAACTCACTCAACTGCTCTTCTAGAGTTAGCAGGGACTAAACTGGCAAAATgatctcttcctgtgctgtaaccattctatgattgtATTTCCTAAGATCTCAATGCTCCAAATACCCAAAGTAGTAGGACCACCTTGATCTATTCACACCCCAGTTCAGGCACCTCACCTCTCTGCCTTTATTAGGTTAATCGTTATGTTCATAATCCTTCTCAGATCACCTACATGCATAACTCCTAAGCTCCATTTTAATATTTCCTGCCTTTTATCTTCCCACATTACTCAAGTCTGAAGAAGCAACAGATCGATAATGACCagaaaagaaagaggaacaaCCAAGAAAGGGAGGGAGTTGAAGGAGACCAAAGCTAGAACAATGGTGCAAAGCTGGATAGCAGGATGCAGATAATCACATGGAGTGAAGTATGGCAGAAAAATGAAAAGTCAAAAGACAGGCTGTAGAAATAGAATAATTAAAATTATTGATAGAGATACCTAATATTTGCCCAATACACGATTGCCATATGAGAATATACACATATTTATGTTGCTATAAAAATGTATCCTCAGACACATTAGAAAGAGAACAGTACAAATACTGTCACAAAGTCATCAGTGAACTTTAAACCCAATACCTTGTTCTGTTGCTGTACTTGTTGATAATGAGTGTCTGTTCCAAACTCAGTCAATTTAATTGGAATTGGCTTGATCAAATTTGAACTATTGCGAATCAGATTGGAACTAGTCATCTGTTTTGGCTCAGAAGACAGCTTAACCTGAAACAAAAAATTAAATATAGAGTAATGAATGATCATGCAAATTCAGAGGCAAgtttcatttattattttatcTTACTTGAGGACAATGTGGAGAAATGGGAGGTCacccactttggtaggaaaaaaatCTAAATGGGAGCATTTCTTAAATAGATGCTGGGAAGTGCGGAGTTTCAAAAGGGACTTGGGAGCCCTTATTCAGGAAACACTGAAAGTTAACATACAtgcattttggtctccttaccagTGGAGACATATATTTACCACAGTTGAAGTGCAATGAAGATTCACCAAACTAGTTTCTGTGATGGAAAAATTGTTTTttgaggaaagattaaataggCTGGACCTATATTGTCTAGAGTTTAGAACAGTgagaagtgatctaattgaaacatacagaattcttATAGATGCAGTTTCCTTTAGACTGTAATATCTAGAGCTAGCAGTTCATTACAGAACAAAGACAAGagaaggaagattttttttcactcagagggttgagaacctgtggaattctccaccctATAGAGTTGTGGAGACTCacttgttgaatatattcaagacaaagATCAACAGATTTCTACATATTAACAACATCAGAATTATGGAGATCGCGCAGGTAAATGGTGTTGAAGTGGAAGATCAGGAAACtagacaagtgattgctgggccccttgctgagaaatttgtattattgatagccacaggtgaggcggcagaagactggaagttggctaatgtggtgtcaccaTTTataaaaggtggtaaggaaaagctggtGAACaacagactggtgaacctgacatcagtggtgggcaagttgttggggggggatcctaagagacaggatttacatgtatttggaaaggcaaagacggattagggatagtcaacatgattttatgaGTCAATATTTAAATGAATAATGAAGGGCTGACtggcttactcttgctcctatttcttacatttttatgCCTTTGGGTGAAAAGCGGATGGTAAAGGATTATACCAATAAATTTTCAAACCAGATTATAGAGAACATAACAGTGCATGATTAACCTCAAGTCACAGATGCTATATTAATGGATCAGAATTGATTACAGAGATAGTAAAGGATGAGACAGAACATTATAAGATTAAACTCAAGGCGaagaattttaaatctgaaacttTGTAGTGGCTATTGAGGATTGGAGGCTGTTCATAACAGCACCAAATAGGCAAGTCTGGAACAGATGGCATGAATGAGTACTTTTGAAACAAATGAGTTGGGGCAGGGGTGGGTGGAGATGTAGAGGTGAAAGTCATTACTAAGTACTAGCCTCATTAAATACATACAGTGTGAGAAGACTCCTGCAGGGAAGAGGGAGGTGAAGAGAGTAAGTCAAACGATGGGCTTTGAAGGTGaaaaaataattcaaacttaTACAAGAATTATATGACAAACTACAAAATTTTAAGTTAAAAGACATGGGTCAACTTTCACGAGATTTGCCTTTACAACGGGTATACACGGTTCATCACATATTACATAGAAGTTTATGAGCTGGACTTTATGATTGCATTATGTTAAAGTTTGAATTCTTGGAGATGAAATCTGAGAACAGGCAGTATTCCCACTCTTAATAATGACTGGGGAAGATGAACTGATTTGTTCTTGTGTTATTATTGTAATTCGTTAAGCAGTAGTTGGTTGAGCTTAGCTGTCTGCATTAATCTTATttttgacatttcaactccagtTATACTAGGCCCATTACAAATTTGAGGAGAAAATAACACCGTTTCTGTCGTCACCACAGCAAATAACACCGTTTCTgtcgtcgccacagccacttccgccccctgggTTACTGTCGCCGCAGCAACTGCcacccccagtgacatcactaacctgTACGACCACCCCGCCGCAtgcgtctccgcccccacgccgatctccgtcatcACGCCTAACTccacccccacgccgatctccgtcaccacgcccAACCCCACCCACACGCCGACATCCGGCCCCacgcccaaccccacccccactcccagctctagccccacaccaggtcctagctcccagccctgccgtgttttcaccatccctccagaactaccaatctctgaggatgaaagatcagtcctcagcagaggcctcaccttcattcctctacgctcccggattaatgagttcaacatgcggcgtgacatcgaacaattcttctgccgccttcgcctccgcgcctacttcttcaaccaggattctcacccaccctctgacgaccccttctcccgcctccaacacaccccatccacctggacaccccgtgctggtctcttacctgccctcgatctcttcatagccaactacCGCCgcaacattaaccgcctcaacttctccacccctctcacccactccaacctctcaccctcggaacgtgcagccctccactccctccgttccaatcacaacctcactatcaaaccggcagacaagggaggcgcggtagtagtttggcgcaccgacctttacaccgctgaggctaaacaccagctcgccgacaccacctcctactgcccccttgaccatgaccccacctcccaccaccaaaccatcatctcccagaccatccataacctcatctcctcaggggatctcccatccaccgcctccaacctcatagtaccacaaccccgcaccgcccgtttctacctcctgcccaaaatccacaaacctgactgccccggccgacNNNNNNNNNNNNNNNNNNNNNNNNNNNNNNNNNNNNNNNNNNNNNNNNNNNNNNNNNNNNNNNNNNNNNNNNNNNNNNNNNNNNNNNNNNNNNNNNNNNNNNNNNNNNNNNNNNNNNNNNNNNNNNNNNNNNNNNNNNNNNNNNNNNNNNNNNNNNNNNNNNNNNNNNNNNNNNNNNNNNNNNNNNNNNNNNNNNNNNNNNNNNNNNNNNNNNNNNNNNNNNNNNNNNNNNNNNNNNNNNNNNNNNNNNNNNNNNNNNNNNNNNNNNNNNNNNNNNNNNNNNNNNNNNNNNNNNNNNNNNNNNNNNNNNNNNNNNNNNNNNNNNNNNNNNNNNNNNNNNNNNNNNNNNNNNNNNNNNNNNNNNNNNNNNNNNNNNNNNNNNNNNNNNNNNNNNNNNNNNNNNNNNNNNNNNNNNNNNNNNNNNNNNNNNNNNNNNNNNNNctggggtgaacaaagttaaaaatcacactacaccagttCACTAGTCCAAGgtagctagtacttccaaatcaagttgttggactataacctggtgttgtgtgatttttaacggattaatttagaatatctggtcagcatgcacgagttagaccgaagggtctgtttccatgctgtactatgattctatgatgtgtttttcctgatatatattcatgatctggatcttggtgtgcaggaaacaaagtttgcagataacattaaaCTCAGTGGCATTATAAACTGTGAAAAGGACAGTGTAGAATTTCAGAAAAGATAAAGGCAGGTGGATTAGCCTCAGATCGTGTTCAATGTAGAGGTGATGCGTTTTAGTATGAAGAATGTAGAAAGACTGTATAAAATAGTGTATTCAATGCTATGGAGGActtaggagcagagggacctggttgTATCTGTGCAGAAAGCACAAGGGCAAAGAGGTGATGTTCAACATGTATAGGTCACTTCTTTCAGCCCAGATGGAattttgtgcacagttctgggcatcactttacaggaagaatgtgagcaCTTTAAAgaaagtgcagaagtgatttataagaatggtccacaccccccaccaacccaacctccactcccggcaccttcccttgcaaccgcaagaaatgcaaaacttgcacccacacctcccctcttacttccctccaaggccccaagggatacttccatatccgccaaagattcacctgcacctccaca
Protein-coding sequences here:
- the dcp1b gene encoding mRNA-decapping enzyme 1B isoform X4 — protein: MAAVSGSRGLDISLAALQRRRLTSKGPYLFMQVSIYGIWFYDEVECQRIAELMKNLTQLEQLKAQQEVGSPISNQNEAVDIVQMLFKAEHEYNKVKLSSEPKQMTSSNLIRNSSNLIKPIPIKLTEFGTDTHYQQVQQQNKSTELGTKHLNLAVLFGTQEKSTLTNVPNETQEFKSKASSRPAVVRSLSYEEPRKLLELETSQSVKKQFCPAIQKLMSCGVDLHPVSELPENHSCENQSEKSMEESLAGLFQSQSSTGKISLQQTRLDKSSSLFPKGTHKLLQKLHCTQASISTSCPTVIHSDLLFSRTPNGSQIQPVSQSQSAYLSSTLQVQPEMHHVPTIDKSKSTIASNSCTNQIQASSIIPPHELFQKLQIVQQDQQHHAGKMTLAAKFSAQPPPLVNQSDSAMKHFDSQTEKFISSEKPNLLIQAISPQRIPATVIPSLLMSPTVFTQSSVGKPMMRVEASPILLSQTDTIMTPKQLHSGLHSSAQMAELTNKKPHALTKNQLQETLLYLLQNDPNFVNAIYEAYLTSQSNTSAEKKT
- the dcp1b gene encoding mRNA-decapping enzyme 1B isoform X5 — its product is MHLYRKRRLTSKGPYLFMQVSIYGIWFYDEVECQRIAELMKNLTQLEQLKAQQEVGSPISNQNEAVDIVQMLFKAEHEYNKVKLSSEPKQMTSSNLIRNSSNLIKPIPIKLTEFGTDTHYQQVQQQNKSTELGTKHLNLAVLFGTQEKSTLTNVPNETQEFKSKASSRPAVVRSLSYEEPRKLLELETSQSVKKQFCPAIQKLMSCGVDLHPVSELPENHSCENQSEKSMEESLAGLFQSQSSTGKISLQQTRLDKSSSLFPKGTHKLLQKLHCTQASISTSCPTVIHSDLLFSRTPNGSQIQPVSQSQSAYLSSTLQVQPEMHHVPTIDKSKSTIASNSCTNQIQASSIIPPHELFQKLQIVQQDQQHHAGKMTLAAKFSAQPPPLVNQSDSAMKHFDSQTEKFISSEKPNLLIQAISPQRIPATVIPSLLMSPTVFTQSSVGKPMMRVEASPILLSQTDTIMTPKQLHSGLHSSAQMAELTNKKPHALTKNQLQETLLYLLQNDPNFVNAIYEAYLTSQSNTSAEKKT
- the dcp1b gene encoding mRNA-decapping enzyme 1B isoform X7, coding for MLLIIQFVGTILKCKLSIYGIWFYDEVECQRIAELMKNLTQLEQLKAQQEVGSPISNQNEAVDIVQMLFKAEHEYNKVKLSSEPKQMTSSNLIRNSSNLIKPIPIKLTEFGTDTHYQQVQQQNKSTELGTKHLNLAVLFGTQEKSTLTNVPNETQEFKSKASSRPAVVRSLSYEEPRKLLELETSQSVKKQFCPAIQKLMSCGVDLHPVSELPENHSCENQSEKSMEESLAGLFQSQSSTGKISLQQTRLDKSSSLFPKGTHKLLQKLHCTQASISTSCPTVIHSDLLFSRTPNGSQIQPVSQSQSAYLSSTLQVQPEMHHVPTIDKSKSTIASNSCTNQIQASSIIPPHELFQKLQIVQQDQQHHAGKMTLAAKFSAQPPPLVNQSDSAMKHFDSQTEKFISSEKPNLLIQAISPQRIPATVIPSLLMSPTVFTQSSVGKPMMRVEASPILLSQTDTIMTPKQLHSGLHSSAQMAELTNKKPHALTKNQLQETLLYLLQNDPNFVNAIYEAYLTSQSNTSAEKKT